One genomic segment of Pedobacter endophyticus includes these proteins:
- a CDS encoding type II toxin-antitoxin system RelE/ParE family toxin yields MRYKISDEAQNDIENIWLYTFETWSAGQADKYYNLLLDEIEYLAENPEAGKKYDHVRKGYLRSNIQSHIIFYKINQEENAIEIIRILHQRMDIDAGLNE; encoded by the coding sequence ATGAGGTATAAAATTAGTGACGAGGCTCAAAACGACATAGAAAATATTTGGCTTTATACTTTCGAAACCTGGTCCGCAGGTCAAGCCGACAAATATTATAATTTATTACTTGATGAAATTGAATATTTAGCCGAAAACCCGGAGGCTGGAAAAAAATATGACCACGTAAGAAAAGGATATTTACGTTCGAACATACAATCTCACATTATTTTCTATAAAATCAATCAGGAAGAAAACGCGATAGAGATTATTAGAATATTACATCAGCGAATGGATATTGATGCTGGTTTAAATGAATAA
- a CDS encoding sulfatase-like hydrolase/transferase, with amino-acid sequence MNKYKSNTLVVLLLTIVFSSLSASVLAQQKPNIIYILVDDLGYGDLGVFFQNQRLKQLPALKSPHLDEMAQSGAILTQHYANAPVCAPSRASLLTGVNQGNAHVRDNQFDKALENNHTMATMLKNAGYATIAIGKWGLQGTDEKQKLNWPAHPLKRGFDDYFGYMRHADGHEHYPVEGIYRGKKEIWANYKEVSEGFEKCYTTDLWTAKAKNYIIGFEKNNKDKKPFFMYLAYDAPHAVLELPTQSYPTGGGLNGGVQWIGQKGKMISTASGTVDSYVHADYANATYDDDNDRKTPNVPWPDTYKRYATAVRRLDDAVGDIRKLLLDLKISDNTLIVFTSDNGPSIESYLPKSYVDVKPTFFQSYGPFDGIKRDCWEGGVRMPAVVVWPKSISAGKVVATPSMLSDWMPTFARAAKTFAPVRSTGVSLLPSLTDIGKQENGLVYSEYFQAGKTPDFKEFEPDHANRKRNQMQFIRVGDFVGVRYDIQSADDNFEIFNVVKDPKQKDNLASQSGFDKLQAQMKAKVLQARISDPEAPRPYDNAAVPGVGLTGNIKKGLKWSFFKGDFDYVPSLSDQAAAKCGTAKSLNSIKTSKGIMVYQTFIKIDKKGLYSFKVSTGGKAFVKLHEANLLDADFNYKAGEVVQRDVILEEGYHPVTIYSVKSQPQQKITLQFKAEPGEWEDLTARNCFYK; translated from the coding sequence ATGAATAAATACAAAAGCAACACCTTAGTCGTCCTCTTACTTACGATTGTTTTTTCATCACTAAGCGCTAGTGTACTTGCACAGCAAAAGCCGAATATCATTTACATTTTGGTCGATGATCTTGGCTATGGCGATTTAGGTGTATTTTTTCAAAACCAGCGATTAAAACAGCTTCCCGCCTTAAAATCGCCACATTTAGATGAAATGGCGCAATCAGGTGCCATCCTAACCCAGCACTACGCAAATGCCCCGGTTTGTGCACCATCAAGAGCTTCTTTATTAACGGGAGTTAATCAAGGCAATGCGCATGTGCGGGATAATCAATTTGATAAGGCGCTGGAAAACAACCATACTATGGCCACCATGTTAAAAAACGCGGGTTATGCCACTATTGCAATTGGCAAGTGGGGCTTACAAGGTACCGATGAAAAGCAAAAACTTAACTGGCCTGCTCATCCCTTAAAACGGGGCTTTGACGATTACTTTGGGTACATGCGCCATGCAGATGGTCACGAGCACTACCCTGTAGAGGGCATTTACCGAGGAAAAAAGGAAATTTGGGCCAATTACAAAGAGGTTTCTGAGGGCTTTGAGAAGTGCTATACCACCGATTTATGGACGGCAAAGGCCAAAAACTATATCATCGGTTTTGAGAAGAACAACAAGGATAAAAAGCCTTTTTTTATGTATTTAGCCTACGATGCACCACATGCGGTGCTCGAGTTGCCCACACAGAGTTACCCCACAGGTGGCGGATTGAACGGTGGCGTACAATGGATTGGCCAAAAAGGAAAAATGATCAGCACCGCCTCGGGAACCGTCGACTCTTATGTGCATGCCGATTATGCCAATGCCACTTATGATGATGATAATGACCGGAAAACGCCGAATGTGCCGTGGCCTGATACGTATAAACGATATGCAACAGCAGTACGACGTTTGGACGATGCGGTTGGAGACATTAGAAAATTACTGCTTGATTTGAAGATCAGCGATAACACGTTGATTGTTTTTACTTCAGATAATGGTCCTTCAATTGAATCTTATCTGCCGAAATCCTACGTGGACGTAAAGCCTACTTTTTTCCAAAGTTACGGTCCTTTTGATGGCATTAAACGCGATTGTTGGGAGGGTGGCGTGCGGATGCCGGCCGTTGTGGTTTGGCCAAAAAGTATCTCAGCGGGCAAGGTGGTTGCTACACCATCCATGCTGTCTGATTGGATGCCCACGTTTGCCCGGGCGGCCAAAACCTTTGCGCCAGTCCGTTCAACAGGGGTTTCCCTGCTTCCATCGTTAACCGATATTGGCAAACAGGAAAACGGATTGGTATATAGCGAATATTTTCAAGCGGGCAAAACTCCCGACTTTAAGGAGTTTGAGCCAGACCATGCAAACAGAAAACGCAATCAGATGCAGTTCATTAGGGTTGGCGATTTTGTTGGCGTTCGGTATGATATTCAATCAGCCGACGATAACTTTGAGATCTTCAATGTCGTAAAAGATCCGAAGCAGAAAGATAACCTGGCAAGCCAAAGCGGTTTCGATAAGTTGCAAGCGCAAATGAAAGCAAAAGTGCTGCAGGCCAGAATTTCAGACCCCGAAGCCCCTCGACCCTACGATAATGCTGCGGTGCCGGGAGTTGGGTTGACTGGCAATATAAAGAAAGGTTTAAAATGGTCATTTTTTAAAGGAGATTTCGATTATGTGCCGTCGTTGAGCGACCAGGCTGCTGCTAAATGTGGTACGGCTAAATCGTTGAACTCAATTAAAACCTCGAAAGGCATAATGGTGTATCAAACATTTATCAAGATCGATAAGAAAGGGCTTTACTCATTTAAAGTTTCAACAGGCGGGAAAGCTTTCGTAAAACTTCATGAAGCGAATCTTCTAGATGCAGATTTTAATTACAAAGCTGGTGAAGTAGTGCAGAGAGATGTGATTTTAGAGGAGGGTTATCATCCAGTTACGATTTATTCGGTAAAAAGCCAGCCACAACAGAAAATTACGTTACAGTTTAAAGCAGAACCGGGTGAATGGGAAGATTTAACCGCGAGAAACTGTTTTTATAAATAA
- a CDS encoding recombinase family protein, with translation MASFAEYEGELIRERTNAGLQSARARGRTVGRPKGFTKDIISKLLVMPSVYKAGDQTPN, from the coding sequence GTGGCTTCCTTTGCTGAATATGAAGGGGAATTAATAAGAGAGCGAACAAATGCAGGTTTACAGTCTGCAAGAGCAAGGGGGCGCACTGTTGGCAGACCAAAAGGTTTTACAAAAGATATCATTTCCAAATTGTTAGTTATGCCCTCTGTTTATAAAGCTGGTGACCAAACACCCAATTAA
- the msrA gene encoding peptide-methionine (S)-S-oxide reductase MsrA, translating to MSTEKAILAGGCFWGVEDLIRQQAGVIDTTVGYTGGDVPNATYRNHGTHAEGIEIIFDPQIISYRKLLEYFFQIHDPTTKNRQGNDVGTSYRSAIFYLNEEQQQTALALIEEMEKSGIWPGKIVTEVVPATDFWTAEEDHQDYLQKIPYGYTCHYERPDWKLS from the coding sequence ATGAGCACAGAGAAAGCCATTTTAGCGGGCGGTTGTTTTTGGGGAGTTGAAGACCTCATTCGCCAACAAGCTGGAGTTATAGATACAACCGTTGGCTACACAGGTGGCGATGTTCCAAATGCCACCTATAGAAACCACGGAACGCATGCAGAAGGTATTGAGATTATTTTTGATCCTCAAATCATATCCTACCGAAAGCTGTTGGAATATTTTTTTCAAATCCACGATCCAACTACAAAAAACCGACAAGGAAATGATGTGGGAACTTCTTACCGTTCGGCGATTTTTTATTTAAACGAAGAGCAACAGCAAACAGCTCTAGCTTTGATAGAGGAAATGGAAAAATCGGGCATTTGGCCGGGCAAAATTGTTACCGAAGTAGTTCCTGCTACAGATTTCTGGACTGCAGAAGAAGACCATCAGGATTATTTACAAAAAATCCCTTATGGTTACACCTGCCATTACGAACGCCCGGATTGGAAATTGTCTTAA
- a CDS encoding TlpA disulfide reductase family protein, with protein MTRLILLALLAPFFALAQAPNFSLTGKIGTLGKPAMAYIDYMDNGVSHEDSAAVVNGSFKFSGHISGIAYARMALDHTGDGKGRAVYTGDVIYFYFGKEQVMVTSKDSLQNALFTGSKIYNESEAYNKEIGGTIMALTKAVNIDFNSGTPEQQKDPVYIKAVDQRYRKNLQDRTDKQFAFAKAHPSSYFALVALSEAAGSKVDVAKVQPLFNALSKELKATDMGQELAQRIEANGITAVGNAAPLFTQNNAVGKPVSLASFKGKVVLVEFWASWCGPCRAENPNLVKQYQTYKDKGFEILSVSLDNVKERWLEAIEKDGLAWTHVSDLKGWNNEVGRLYGVRAVPASFLVDADGKIIGNGLRGEPLNTKLAEIFK; from the coding sequence ATGACAAGATTAATATTACTCGCCCTGCTGGCGCCATTTTTCGCTTTGGCACAAGCACCAAATTTTAGTTTAACTGGCAAAATAGGAACTTTGGGGAAGCCAGCCATGGCTTATATCGATTATATGGACAACGGCGTATCGCACGAGGATTCGGCTGCGGTAGTTAACGGAAGCTTCAAATTTTCTGGTCACATTTCGGGGATCGCCTATGCCCGCATGGCCTTAGATCATACCGGCGACGGTAAAGGCCGAGCGGTTTATACCGGCGATGTAATTTATTTCTACTTTGGAAAAGAACAGGTTATGGTTACTTCAAAGGATTCGTTACAGAATGCATTGTTTACCGGATCGAAAATTTACAATGAATCGGAAGCCTATAACAAAGAAATTGGCGGTACCATTATGGCGTTAACCAAGGCTGTAAATATCGATTTTAACAGTGGAACTCCCGAACAACAAAAAGATCCGGTTTACATCAAAGCAGTAGATCAACGTTACCGTAAAAACCTGCAAGACCGTACCGATAAGCAATTTGCCTTCGCAAAGGCGCACCCGAGTTCTTATTTTGCATTGGTGGCCTTATCTGAAGCCGCCGGAAGCAAGGTTGACGTAGCCAAAGTGCAGCCATTGTTTAATGCCCTTTCAAAAGAACTGAAAGCCACCGACATGGGCCAGGAACTTGCCCAGCGCATTGAAGCCAATGGCATTACCGCTGTTGGAAATGCAGCACCTTTATTTACACAGAACAATGCCGTAGGCAAGCCCGTTTCTTTAGCCAGTTTTAAAGGAAAAGTAGTGCTGGTAGAATTTTGGGCCAGCTGGTGCGGCCCGTGCAGGGCCGAAAACCCAAACCTGGTAAAACAATACCAAACCTATAAAGATAAAGGCTTCGAAATTCTCTCTGTATCGCTCGATAACGTAAAAGAACGCTGGTTAGAAGCGATTGAAAAAGATGGCCTGGCATGGACGCATGTTTCGGACCTTAAAGGATGGAACAACGAAGTGGGTCGCCTGTACGGTGTGCGTGCCGTGCCGGCAAGTTTTCTGGTCGATGCTGATGGTAAAATAATCGGCAACGGCTTAAGGGGAGAACCCCTAAACACAAAACTGGCAGAAATTTTTAAGTAG
- a CDS encoding type II toxin-antitoxin system ParD family antitoxin yields the protein MAKNTSILLGDYFEDFISQQVKSGKFSSASEVIRAALRMFEYEETRKAELINELKKGEKSGFANEFNRDVVLKTLHEKHLAKE from the coding sequence ATGGCAAAAAACACATCTATACTGTTAGGCGATTATTTTGAGGATTTTATCAGTCAGCAAGTTAAATCCGGAAAGTTTTCATCGGCAAGCGAAGTTATAAGAGCAGCATTGAGAATGTTTGAGTATGAAGAAACTAGAAAAGCCGAACTCATTAATGAGCTGAAAAAGGGAGAAAAATCTGGCTTTGCAAATGAGTTTAATCGAGACGTTGTTTTAAAGACGCTTCATGAAAAACATCTTGCAAAAGAATGA
- a CDS encoding 1-aminocyclopropane-1-carboxylate deaminase/D-cysteine desulfhydrase → MFENINSPIQKISLAPFDNLFVKRDDLIDPFISGNKWRKLKYILIDVKAQKKSHLVTFGGAYSNHLVATAAAASRSNLKATAFVRGEQVHNEMLMLCKLFGMHLIFVDRESYRDKQLLFEGYFGNDAEAYFIDEGGASQQAVIGCAEIIDELPESYDHIFCAAGTGTTAAGLLNGIEKNKLKTKLHVIPVLKQGDFIRDEMEKYISISDQLQLHTEYHFGGYAKTTPALISFITDFTTATGLLIDPVYTAKMFFALVDLQKQGIIKKNEKILAIHTGGLLGMFGMKEKFNLV, encoded by the coding sequence GTGTTCGAAAATATTAATAGTCCCATACAAAAGATTAGCCTGGCGCCGTTTGATAACTTGTTTGTTAAACGCGATGACTTAATCGATCCGTTTATCTCCGGAAATAAATGGCGAAAGTTAAAGTATATCCTAATCGATGTAAAGGCGCAAAAAAAATCGCATCTGGTTACTTTTGGGGGTGCTTATTCTAACCATTTAGTGGCTACGGCCGCAGCCGCATCGCGATCTAACCTAAAGGCAACTGCTTTTGTTAGAGGCGAGCAGGTTCACAACGAAATGCTCATGCTATGTAAGTTATTTGGCATGCACCTCATTTTTGTAGATAGGGAAAGCTACCGGGATAAACAATTACTATTTGAAGGTTACTTCGGCAACGATGCGGAAGCCTATTTTATTGACGAGGGCGGCGCATCGCAGCAAGCGGTAATTGGCTGTGCAGAAATTATTGACGAATTGCCGGAAAGCTACGACCATATTTTTTGTGCCGCAGGTACGGGAACGACGGCCGCAGGGCTTTTAAATGGCATCGAAAAGAACAAGTTAAAAACAAAACTGCATGTTATTCCGGTGTTGAAACAGGGCGATTTTATCCGAGATGAGATGGAAAAGTATATTTCTATTTCCGATCAGCTGCAATTACACACCGAATATCATTTTGGAGGCTATGCTAAAACTACACCGGCGCTAATTTCTTTCATAACAGATTTTACAACAGCCACTGGGCTACTGATTGACCCGGTTTATACAGCGAAAATGTTCTTTGCTTTGGTTGATTTACAGAAGCAGGGAATAATAAAGAAGAACGAAAAGATATTGGCCATCCATACGGGAGGTTTGCTGGGTATGTTTGGAATGAAGGAGAAGTTTAATTTAGTATGA
- a CDS encoding DUF6588 family protein, producing MKRHYLTRTALMLFTLTLAQKASAQQDVGDLFISGPADATKLVNAYFDPLYKGLGIGLTDGWTNTAKSKGFLKFDVRVSVSGAMVPQAARSYDVNTLGLNNIRPAAGSSSIGPTAFGDDELGGKMEVYTSDGLPTGKFFNLPEGVGFHTVPSAQIQATLGLPKHIDLTVRAMPKIKFGSDLGSLSMIGIGAKVELLPLIMGKTEKLLPVDLAVAGGFTQYNYKLDLNIDDAPSSDQRIDAKFKGVNIDAVVSKKIAFFTPFASVGYQTSNTDLKALGTYNFETSATTSATYVDPISVKQTDIDGLKGSLGFQLKFGFFKVYSSYTLAKYSMFNFGLGFGTGE from the coding sequence ATGAAAAGACATTACTTAACAAGGACTGCGCTGATGTTATTTACGCTGACCTTGGCACAAAAGGCAAGCGCCCAGCAAGATGTGGGCGACTTATTTATTTCCGGCCCTGCCGATGCCACGAAGCTGGTAAACGCCTATTTCGACCCGCTATACAAGGGTTTGGGGATAGGTTTAACGGATGGGTGGACGAACACAGCGAAATCAAAAGGTTTTTTGAAATTTGATGTCAGGGTTTCTGTTTCTGGAGCTATGGTACCGCAAGCGGCCAGAAGTTACGACGTGAACACGTTGGGCCTCAATAATATCAGACCGGCGGCAGGTTCATCGTCGATTGGGCCTACTGCTTTTGGCGATGATGAGCTTGGGGGCAAAATGGAGGTTTACACCAGCGATGGCTTGCCGACTGGAAAGTTTTTTAATTTGCCTGAAGGCGTAGGCTTTCATACCGTTCCATCGGCACAAATCCAAGCCACATTGGGCCTGCCAAAACATATCGATTTAACGGTTAGGGCAATGCCGAAGATTAAATTTGGCAGCGATTTGGGAAGCCTTTCTATGATTGGTATTGGCGCAAAGGTTGAGTTGCTGCCGTTGATAATGGGTAAAACGGAAAAGTTGCTCCCTGTTGATTTAGCTGTTGCCGGTGGTTTTACGCAGTATAATTACAAGCTGGATTTGAATATCGATGATGCCCCAAGCTCGGATCAGCGGATAGATGCGAAATTTAAGGGTGTTAATATCGATGCCGTTGTATCGAAAAAAATCGCCTTTTTTACGCCTTTCGCCAGTGTTGGTTATCAAACATCAAATACGGACTTAAAAGCGTTGGGAACTTATAATTTTGAAACCAGTGCAACAACATCGGCCACTTATGTAGATCCGATTTCGGTTAAACAAACCGATATAGACGGGTTGAAGGGCAGTTTGGGCTTTCAGCTAAAATTCGGTTTCTTTAAGGTTTATAGTTCGTACACCCTAGCAAAGTATAGCATGTTTAATTTTGGTTTGGGTTTTGGAACGGGCGAATAG
- a CDS encoding RluA family pseudouridine synthase, which yields MENAVDLQEQEEQELFEHFKIIVDKGQSLLRIDKFLMVRVENASRNRIQNAIDAGNVLVNQKQIKASYKVKPFDEISIVLPHPPRDTEVYPEDLPIDIIYEDSDLLVVNKAAGMVVHPGFNNYTGTLVNALAFHFEQLPQLPGNDGRPGLVHRIDKDTSGLLLISKNERSITHLAKQFFDHSITRRYIALVWGDIENDGTVTGYIGRSVKDRRVMDIYDDEEKGKWSVTHYKVLKRLGYVTLISCELETGRTHQIRAHMQHIGHPLFNDAMYGGDKILKGTTFNKYKQFVDNCFDLLPRQALHAQSLGFIHPTTKEYMFFESPLPADFKAALTKWENYIVTS from the coding sequence ATGGAAAATGCGGTCGATTTGCAAGAGCAGGAAGAACAAGAATTATTTGAACACTTTAAGATCATTGTAGATAAAGGGCAATCATTGCTCCGAATCGATAAGTTTTTGATGGTTCGTGTAGAAAATGCTTCGCGTAACCGTATTCAAAATGCCATCGACGCGGGAAATGTATTAGTCAATCAGAAACAGATTAAGGCCAGTTATAAGGTAAAGCCTTTCGATGAGATTTCGATTGTGTTGCCTCATCCGCCACGCGATACCGAGGTTTACCCCGAAGATTTACCCATTGACATTATTTACGAGGACAGCGATTTACTTGTAGTTAACAAAGCCGCGGGCATGGTGGTTCATCCCGGTTTTAACAACTACACGGGCACCCTCGTTAATGCGCTTGCTTTCCATTTTGAGCAGTTGCCGCAACTACCAGGCAACGATGGCCGCCCCGGTTTGGTACACCGAATTGATAAAGATACCTCGGGCCTGTTACTGATCAGCAAGAATGAAAGATCGATTACCCATTTGGCCAAACAGTTTTTCGATCACAGCATCACCAGAAGGTACATTGCCCTGGTTTGGGGCGATATAGAAAATGATGGTACCGTAACGGGCTACATCGGCAGAAGCGTTAAAGACCGGCGGGTAATGGATATTTACGATGATGAAGAAAAAGGTAAATGGTCGGTTACGCATTATAAGGTGTTAAAACGCCTTGGCTATGTTACTTTAATTAGCTGCGAACTCGAAACCGGCCGTACGCACCAAATCAGGGCGCACATGCAACACATTGGGCACCCGCTATTTAACGATGCAATGTACGGTGGCGATAAGATTTTAAAGGGAACCACGTTTAATAAGTACAAGCAGTTTGTTGATAATTGCTTCGATTTGTTACCCAGACAGGCGTTACATGCGCAAAGTTTGGGCTTTATTCATCCTACAACAAAAGAATATATGTTTTTCGAATCTCCGCTTCCAGCCGATTTTAAAGCTGCACTTACCAAGTGGGAAAACTATATTGTTACATCATAA
- a CDS encoding type II toxin-antitoxin system RelE family toxin, whose protein sequence is MEVVFLRSFVNDIKKITDKSLKARIRDFILQLENADTLNDVTGIIKMQGFSTAYRYRIGDYRLGFFKSENLIELARFVKRNDVYKVFP, encoded by the coding sequence ATGGAAGTAGTTTTTTTACGATCATTTGTTAATGATATTAAAAAAATCACTGACAAATCTCTAAAGGCAAGAATAAGAGATTTTATACTTCAATTAGAAAATGCGGATACATTAAATGATGTCACTGGTATAATCAAGATGCAAGGTTTTTCAACAGCTTATCGCTATCGTATTGGAGATTATCGTCTAGGTTTTTTTAAAAGTGAAAATTTAATAGAATTGGCCCGATTTGTTAAACGCAATGATGTATATAAGGTTTTTCCTTAA
- a CDS encoding aminotransferase class IV: protein MPQEYLLFNDEFHDAEKPVLAASNRGFKFGDGLFESMRMINNKLQFADLHADRLVAGMKALKMEGYALMDDYFIRQKTSDLAKRNRWNGNARFRLSIYRGGAGVYTPQINKAGYILEGFALKETSYSLNSKGLIIDVFDELTKPINKLANFKTSNALLYVMAGLFKSQNRLDEAMILNQNGFLCESISANVFVVYKGQIYTPALTEGCVSGVMRTAMMQICKMNDIALIEAQINPEILKEAEEVFITNATQGVQWVMGYGRKRYFNEVSKFLSEKLNVL, encoded by the coding sequence ATGCCTCAGGAATACCTTTTATTTAATGATGAATTTCACGACGCAGAAAAACCCGTTTTAGCCGCTTCAAACCGGGGCTTTAAATTTGGCGATGGGCTTTTCGAAAGCATGAGAATGATTAACAACAAGCTTCAGTTTGCCGACTTACACGCCGATAGATTGGTGGCTGGCATGAAAGCCTTGAAAATGGAAGGTTATGCACTGATGGATGATTATTTTATCCGCCAGAAAACCTCCGATTTGGCCAAGCGTAATCGTTGGAACGGCAATGCCCGCTTTCGGCTTTCGATATACAGAGGGGGCGCAGGTGTGTATACACCGCAAATAAACAAGGCTGGTTATATTTTGGAGGGATTTGCACTGAAAGAAACAAGCTACAGCCTAAACAGCAAAGGCTTGATTATCGATGTTTTTGACGAGCTCACCAAGCCGATCAACAAACTGGCTAACTTCAAAACCTCCAATGCGCTGTTGTATGTTATGGCCGGACTTTTCAAAAGCCAAAACAGACTGGATGAAGCCATGATTCTGAACCAAAACGGCTTTCTGTGCGAAAGTATCAGCGCCAACGTATTTGTAGTGTACAAGGGGCAAATTTATACGCCGGCATTAACCGAGGGATGCGTAAGTGGAGTAATGCGAACTGCAATGATGCAAATCTGCAAAATGAATGATATCGCCCTTATTGAAGCGCAGATCAACCCCGAAATTTTAAAAGAAGCCGAGGAAGTTTTTATTACCAACGCTACCCAGGGCGTACAATGGGTGATGGGCTATGGCCGGAAACGTTATTTTAACGAGGTATCTAAATTTTTAAGCGAGAAATTGAATGTGTTGTAG
- a CDS encoding trypsin-like peptidase domain-containing protein has product MKKRYGSIIYIFFALLFAANARAQKKHVKQFEKIIGEAVKKAYPASVRMWGFDVQQNQRTSAQFSGVVVSADGYILTAAHTTIPGKNYKVFFPDGKECIALALGRIDNPKTPGMPDVAMMKITDNGVWPFAEMGYSGTLQPNEPCISISYPETLNQTLPTLRLGEVAEVKNKYGFIRSTCKMEPGDSGGPLFDYHGRVIGLHSAIDVAEDQNFEIPVDLYRKYWTALQQERTFTSFPDQPDSIATDPLAAVIQKENKQNNLHPDFKKAANKSIRGVKLVSTLKGKMQEVQGTLLTAKNNNGVTRQFVVTKLSLMGEEPKLVSNTGAEILIVSRDQPNDLALLEVKHTTKGGIDIEDVTADSALVQMGKMVYSAKADGQTLPSVLSSSLFGLAKQTSLPYLGAMVMFNSEPAQFSLIKPDGPASTAGIKVGDELVSINGKAITKASEFAPEILKLWPNDLITMSWKNERGTVSKTFALAEQHQPASNHPAEKFRGGKSARRDGFLHVFAHDGAIENSECGSPVFDFQGNFLGINIARFSRTCTLVTPAYLISKMIKQAM; this is encoded by the coding sequence ATGAAAAAAAGATACGGAAGCATCATTTATATTTTCTTCGCCTTGTTATTTGCGGCAAACGCCCGGGCGCAGAAAAAACACGTTAAGCAGTTTGAAAAGATCATCGGCGAAGCGGTTAAAAAGGCTTATCCTGCAAGCGTTAGAATGTGGGGCTTTGACGTTCAGCAAAATCAGCGAACCAGCGCCCAGTTTAGCGGCGTAGTGGTAAGTGCCGACGGTTATATTTTAACGGCAGCGCACACCACTATTCCCGGAAAAAATTATAAAGTATTTTTTCCTGACGGAAAGGAATGTATTGCCCTGGCCCTGGGCCGGATAGATAATCCGAAAACGCCGGGCATGCCCGATGTGGCGATGATGAAAATTACCGATAATGGCGTTTGGCCATTCGCCGAAATGGGTTATTCGGGTACCTTGCAACCAAACGAACCGTGTATCAGCATTTCATACCCTGAAACCTTGAACCAAACTTTGCCAACCCTAAGGCTGGGAGAGGTGGCAGAAGTAAAAAATAAATATGGCTTTATCCGCTCTACGTGCAAAATGGAGCCTGGCGATTCTGGAGGTCCTTTGTTCGATTACCACGGACGGGTTATTGGCCTGCATAGTGCGATTGATGTTGCCGAGGATCAGAACTTTGAAATCCCGGTAGATTTATACCGTAAATATTGGACTGCGCTTCAACAGGAGCGAACGTTTACTTCGTTTCCTGATCAGCCAGATTCCATTGCGACCGATCCTCTGGCTGCTGTAATCCAAAAAGAAAATAAGCAAAATAACCTGCATCCTGACTTTAAAAAGGCGGCAAACAAAAGTATTAGAGGTGTTAAACTTGTAAGCACGTTAAAGGGCAAAATGCAAGAGGTTCAGGGAACGCTATTGACTGCAAAAAACAATAATGGCGTAACGCGACAATTTGTGGTAACTAAGCTTTCGCTGATGGGTGAGGAACCCAAGTTGGTATCTAATACCGGAGCTGAAATTTTAATTGTTTCAAGAGATCAGCCGAATGATTTGGCCTTATTGGAGGTAAAGCACACCACTAAAGGGGGCATCGACATTGAAGATGTTACTGCCGATTCTGCGTTGGTACAAATGGGCAAAATGGTGTACTCGGCCAAGGCCGATGGACAAACTTTACCGAGTGTTTTAAGCAGTAGTCTTTTTGGCCTGGCGAAGCAAACTAGCTTGCCATATTTGGGCGCAATGGTGATGTTTAATTCAGAGCCGGCACAATTTTCGTTAATTAAGCCCGATGGGCCGGCAAGTACTGCCGGCATAAAGGTTGGCGACGAGCTGGTGAGCATTAACGGCAAGGCGATTACAAAAGCCAGTGAATTTGCACCCGAAATTTTAAAGCTGTGGCCCAATGATCTAATTACAATGAGCTGGAAGAACGAGCGTGGAACGGTTTCAAAGACTTTCGCGTTGGCAGAACAGCATCAACCGGCATCAAACCATCCGGCAGAAAAGTTCAGGGGCGGCAAATCGGCACGCCGCGATGGCTTTCTACACGTTTTTGCCCACGACGGTGCGATAGAAAATAGCGAATGTGGCTCGCCGGTGTTCGATTTTCAAGGAAATTTTTTGGGAATAAACATTGCCAGATTTAGCAGAACCTGCACCTTGGTTACGCCCGCTTACCTAATTTCGAAGATGATTAAGCAAGCCATGTAA